In one window of Halomarina pelagica DNA:
- a CDS encoding SHOCT domain-containing protein: protein MATTRTTDGLLRIVVIVLAVVVLFPLLTMAFAMPMMGMMGWWWGGRTFGGLSPMWGIGMMLIWLLLLLGIGYVVYRGLAGGVDTDADPALAELRLAYARGDLTEEEFEQRRARLERGE from the coding sequence ATGGCTACTACGCGCACGACTGACGGGTTGCTTCGGATCGTCGTGATCGTCCTGGCCGTCGTCGTCCTGTTCCCGTTGCTGACGATGGCGTTCGCCATGCCGATGATGGGGATGATGGGGTGGTGGTGGGGCGGTCGCACGTTCGGCGGCCTCTCCCCGATGTGGGGTATCGGCATGATGTTGATCTGGTTGTTGCTCCTGCTGGGCATCGGCTACGTCGTCTACCGCGGCCTCGCCGGCGGCGTCGACACCGACGCCGACCCCGCCCTGGCGGAACTCCGGTTGGCGTACGCCCGCGGCGACCTCACCGAGGAGGAGTTCGAACAGCGCCGCGCGAGACTCGAACGTGGAGAGTGA
- a CDS encoding replication factor C large subunit, translated as MDWTEKYRPSTLAEVRGNNKARDALREWAETWDDHREAVIVHGSPGVGKTSAAHALANDMGWATIELNASDQRTRDAIERYAGGAAMNQSLTGSGRQLVVLDEADNIHGNADRGGARAVTTLVKEAEQPVVLIANEFYDMSQALRRACETIEFRDVSARSIVPVLRDVCRREGVEYDEDALDAIAEANSGDLRGAINDLQALAESAERLTREDVVTGSRDRTEGIFDLLDAVFKEEDAEGALKFSYDVDETPDDAINWIEDNVPKDYHGAELADAYGALAAADRWLGRVRATQNYSFWRYASDNMTAGVAAARAEPKGGWTRYGPPSYWSKLGRSRANRDKRDYVARHVAEAGGMSISTARREVLPYLAAMTHHCKNRELTVEMVAHYDLEPEHVAFITGSGKDTKKVKSIVEEAEERRERAAVEHSGGAFEGGRASAPDEGEGESEEGGDESEADEDEPVEADGDGQAPSGGGGDESEDDADADAGDQQSGLNDFF; from the coding sequence ATGGATTGGACGGAGAAGTACCGCCCTTCGACGCTCGCGGAGGTGCGCGGGAACAACAAGGCCCGCGACGCGCTGCGGGAGTGGGCGGAGACGTGGGACGACCACCGGGAGGCGGTCATCGTCCACGGGTCGCCGGGCGTCGGGAAGACCTCGGCGGCGCACGCGCTGGCGAACGACATGGGCTGGGCGACCATCGAACTCAACGCCTCGGACCAGCGCACGAGGGACGCCATCGAGCGCTACGCGGGCGGCGCGGCGATGAACCAGTCGCTCACCGGAAGCGGCCGCCAGCTGGTCGTTCTCGACGAGGCGGACAACATCCACGGGAACGCGGACCGGGGCGGCGCGCGCGCCGTCACGACGCTCGTCAAGGAGGCCGAGCAACCGGTCGTGCTCATCGCCAACGAGTTCTACGACATGTCCCAGGCGCTCCGGCGCGCGTGCGAGACGATCGAGTTCCGCGACGTCTCCGCGCGGTCGATCGTCCCCGTGCTGCGCGACGTCTGTCGCCGCGAGGGCGTCGAGTACGACGAGGACGCGCTCGATGCCATCGCCGAGGCCAACAGCGGCGACCTCCGCGGGGCGATCAACGACCTGCAGGCGCTCGCCGAGTCCGCCGAGCGGCTCACCCGCGAGGACGTGGTGACCGGCTCGCGCGACCGCACGGAGGGCATCTTCGACCTGCTCGACGCCGTGTTCAAGGAGGAGGACGCCGAGGGGGCGTTGAAGTTCTCCTACGACGTGGACGAGACGCCCGACGACGCGATCAACTGGATCGAGGACAACGTCCCGAAGGACTATCACGGGGCGGAACTCGCGGACGCCTACGGCGCGCTCGCGGCGGCGGACCGCTGGCTCGGCCGGGTGCGCGCCACGCAGAACTACTCGTTCTGGCGCTACGCGAGCGACAACATGACCGCCGGCGTCGCCGCCGCCCGCGCCGAGCCGAAGGGCGGCTGGACGCGCTACGGCCCGCCGAGCTACTGGTCGAAGCTCGGGCGCTCGCGGGCCAACCGCGACAAGCGCGACTACGTCGCCCGACACGTCGCCGAGGCGGGCGGCATGAGCATCTCGACGGCCCGCCGCGAGGTCCTGCCCTACCTCGCGGCGATGACCCACCACTGCAAGAACCGCGAACTCACCGTCGAGATGGTCGCCCACTACGACCTCGAACCCGAACACGTCGCGTTCATCACCGGCAGCGGCAAGGACACGAAGAAGGTCAAGTCGATCGTCGAGGAGGCCGAGGAGCGTCGCGAGCGCGCCGCCGTGGAGCACTCCGGCGGCGCGTTCGAGGGCGGACGGGCGAGCGCCCCCGACGAGGGAGAAGGCGAGAGCGAGGAAGGGGGGGACGAGAGCGAGGCCGACGAGGACGAACCGGTCGAGGCCGACGGGGACGGGCAAGCGCCGTCCGGCGGCGGAGGGGACGAGTCGGAGGACGACGCTGACGCCGACGCGGGCGACCAGCAGTCCGGCCTGAACGACTTCTTCTGA
- the trpD gene encoding anthranilate phosphoribosyltransferase translates to MIDYIERVTDGADLTQAEAREAASAIFEGATEAQIGALLAALRAKGETEAEIAGFAQGMRDAARTIDPDRSPLVDTCGTGGDDYDTINVSTTSAIVASGAGVPVAKHGNYSVSSSSGSADVLTEVGVRVDAEPDAVEAAIEADGIGFMLAPVFHPAMKAVIGPRKELGMRTVFNVLGPLTNPAGADAQVVGVYDPDLVPVLARALANLPVERALVVHGDGMDELCLHAASTVAEVRGDGIEEYVLEPADAGLDRAPVEAVAGGSPAENAADLRGIVGGEVEGPKRDVVLLNAGAAVYVAGEAESVAAGVERAREAVDSGAAAEKLADLCEGVPASPSQ, encoded by the coding sequence ATGATAGATTACATCGAGCGCGTCACCGACGGCGCGGACCTGACGCAGGCGGAGGCACGGGAGGCGGCGAGCGCGATCTTCGAGGGGGCGACGGAGGCGCAGATCGGCGCGCTCCTCGCCGCGCTCCGGGCGAAGGGCGAGACGGAGGCCGAGATCGCGGGCTTCGCCCAGGGGATGCGCGACGCGGCGCGGACCATCGACCCCGACCGCTCGCCGCTCGTCGACACCTGCGGCACCGGCGGCGACGACTACGACACGATCAACGTCTCGACGACCAGCGCCATCGTCGCCAGCGGGGCGGGCGTCCCGGTCGCGAAGCACGGCAACTACTCGGTCTCCTCCTCCTCGGGGAGCGCCGACGTGCTCACCGAGGTGGGCGTGCGGGTCGACGCTGAACCCGACGCCGTCGAGGCGGCCATCGAGGCCGACGGCATCGGGTTCATGCTCGCGCCCGTGTTCCACCCCGCGATGAAGGCCGTCATCGGTCCGCGGAAGGAACTCGGGATGCGCACCGTCTTCAACGTCCTCGGGCCGCTGACCAACCCCGCGGGGGCGGACGCGCAGGTCGTCGGCGTCTACGATCCGGATCTCGTGCCCGTGCTCGCCCGCGCGCTCGCGAACCTCCCGGTCGAGCGCGCGCTCGTCGTCCACGGCGACGGCATGGACGAACTCTGCCTCCACGCTGCGTCGACGGTCGCCGAGGTGCGCGGCGACGGGATCGAGGAGTACGTGCTCGAACCCGCCGACGCGGGGCTGGATCGCGCGCCCGTCGAGGCGGTCGCCGGCGGGTCGCCCGCCGAGAACGCCGCCGACCTCCGGGGCATCGTCGGCGGGGAGGTCGAGGGTCCGAAGCGCGACGTCGTCCTCCTCAACGCGGGGGCGGCCGTCTACGTCGCGGGCGAGGCCGAGAGCGTCGCGGCGGGCGTCGAGCGCGCCCGCGAGGCCGTCGACTCGGGGGCGGCGGCCGAGAAACTCGCCGACCTCTGCGAGGGCGTCCCCGCCTCGCCCTCGCAATGA
- a CDS encoding PIN domain-containing protein: MYAETDFLLALIKDEDWLGEAAETVYRNYRDELWTSQFTLIELLLVAYREDRDTERVVTNAAHLVEVRGDVDTVVAAATYVEDRGVTPFDALHLVESDGDTIVSSDGAYEGFTPRLDLTTVAEE; encoded by the coding sequence ATGTACGCGGAAACCGATTTCCTCCTCGCCCTCATCAAAGACGAAGACTGGCTCGGCGAGGCTGCTGAGACGGTGTATCGAAACTATCGTGACGAGCTGTGGACATCGCAGTTCACGCTCATCGAACTGCTCTTGGTCGCGTATCGGGAGGACAGGGACACCGAACGGGTCGTCACCAACGCTGCCCATCTCGTGGAGGTTCGCGGCGACGTTGATACGGTCGTTGCGGCGGCAACGTACGTTGAGGACCGCGGGGTCACGCCCTTCGACGCGCTCCACCTCGTCGAGTCGGACGGCGACACCATCGTCTCCAGCGACGGCGCGTACGAGGGGTTCACTCCCCGCCTCGACCTGACGACTGTGGCCGAGGAATAA
- a CDS encoding N-acetyltransferase family protein: MERHADVTVRPYDPDADWPGLWELKAAFERELGGKDEGKAARYEGKLTDAYRERYRDWVADCAARDPGCVLVADDGGPVGYLFLLPEDLALVWDAAVVNELYLAPAYRGSDLAGALMDAALAHASAQDLPLSRVVLDVDPDNERAYAFYEGYGFEPWAEMVAYDLGEPDS; the protein is encoded by the coding sequence ATGGAGCGACACGCGGACGTGACCGTGCGCCCGTACGACCCGGACGCGGACTGGCCCGGGCTCTGGGAGCTGAAGGCGGCCTTCGAGCGCGAACTCGGCGGGAAAGACGAGGGGAAAGCGGCGCGGTACGAGGGGAAGCTCACCGACGCCTACCGCGAGCGGTACCGCGACTGGGTGGCGGACTGCGCCGCGCGCGACCCCGGCTGCGTCCTCGTCGCCGACGACGGCGGTCCCGTCGGCTACCTCTTTCTCCTGCCCGAGGACCTCGCGCTCGTCTGGGACGCGGCGGTCGTCAACGAACTCTACCTCGCCCCGGCGTACCGCGGATCGGACCTCGCCGGGGCGCTGATGGACGCGGCGCTCGCACACGCGAGCGCGCAGGACCTGCCGCTGTCGCGCGTCGTCCTCGACGTGGATCCCGACAACGAACGCGCGTACGCCTTCTACGAGGGCTACGGCTTCGAGCCGTGGGCGGAGATGGTCGCCTACGACCTCGGCGAACCCGACAGCTGA
- a CDS encoding winged helix-turn-helix domain-containing protein — MPRAMIHQQILDAARSRPDASMEELAADVSGASTTLVEHVLEEYGDPAEPLADGESDDELDDVTDDRYDPETDHPDVTMSKPDVRSTADPVSDLTRLSEKQRATLRAIYEHPDATQRDLAEMLDVSRTTVNQRVNSIDGFEWDSRRTFVGRIFDNGATTTESDDRAESAEPTESDESVGSDEPDESDGSPDSVTAGTTRGDGPTDSTDAEALDASPLAEELSEQVEELSQRVAALEDRLAELSAPPRSAFADPALVHKVVHACMTSEHVSEDEELRIIEEVLAPRGASD, encoded by the coding sequence ATGCCGCGGGCGATGATACACCAGCAGATTCTGGACGCCGCCCGATCGCGTCCGGACGCGTCGATGGAGGAACTCGCGGCCGACGTGAGCGGTGCGTCGACGACCCTCGTCGAGCACGTCCTCGAGGAGTACGGCGATCCGGCGGAGCCACTCGCGGACGGCGAGAGCGACGACGAACTCGACGATGTGACGGACGACAGATACGATCCAGAGACAGATCACCCAGACGTTACCATGAGCAAGCCCGACGTTCGATCCACCGCTGACCCGGTGTCCGACCTCACACGCTTGAGCGAGAAACAGCGGGCGACCCTTCGCGCGATCTACGAGCACCCCGACGCGACCCAGCGAGACCTCGCGGAGATGCTCGACGTGAGTCGAACGACGGTCAACCAGCGCGTCAACTCGATCGACGGGTTCGAGTGGGACAGCCGACGGACGTTCGTCGGGAGGATATTCGACAACGGAGCGACGACCACCGAATCCGACGACCGCGCCGAGTCCGCTGAACCCACCGAATCCGACGAGTCCGTTGGATCCGACGAGCCCGACGAATCGGACGGATCACCCGACTCCGTAACCGCCGGAACCACGCGAGGGGACGGACCGACCGACTCCACCGACGCCGAGGCACTCGACGCGTCGCCCCTCGCGGAAGAACTCAGCGAGCAGGTCGAGGAACTCTCCCAGCGGGTGGCGGCACTCGAGGATCGACTCGCGGAACTGTCCGCCCCGCCTCGGTCCGCGTTCGCCGATCCGGCGCTCGTTCACAAGGTCGTACACGCCTGTATGACTTCCGAGCACGTCTCCGAGGACGAGGAGCTACGGATCATAGAGGAGGTGCTCGCCCCCCGCGGCGCTTCCGATTGA
- a CDS encoding phosphoribosylanthranilate isomerase, which translates to MTRVKLCGLTTRRDRDAAVDAGADAVGVISGVSVDTHREVDPGTAADLVAGTPEGVTTTLVTMPDSPGAAADLVERVRPDEVQVHGLSPEDVAAIARAVDAPVVAAVGADDPDAAAYARAASALLVDTPSADGGGGTGETHDWTRTRAVVESADVPVVLAGGLTPENVAGAVETVRPFGVDAASGVERPNGEKDHGAMRAFVAAVRGA; encoded by the coding sequence ATGACGCGCGTGAAACTCTGCGGGCTCACGACCCGCCGCGACCGCGACGCCGCCGTCGACGCCGGTGCCGACGCCGTCGGCGTCATCTCCGGCGTGTCCGTCGACACCCACCGCGAGGTCGACCCCGGGACGGCCGCCGATCTCGTCGCCGGGACGCCCGAGGGGGTGACGACGACGCTCGTGACGATGCCCGACTCCCCCGGGGCGGCCGCCGATCTCGTCGAGCGCGTCCGCCCGGACGAGGTGCAGGTCCACGGGCTGTCCCCCGAGGACGTGGCCGCCATCGCCCGCGCGGTCGACGCGCCCGTCGTCGCCGCGGTCGGGGCCGACGATCCGGACGCGGCGGCCTACGCGCGCGCCGCGAGCGCGCTCCTGGTGGACACACCGTCCGCGGACGGGGGCGGCGGAACCGGCGAGACGCACGACTGGACGCGGACGCGGGCCGTCGTTGAGTCCGCCGACGTGCCCGTCGTCCTCGCGGGGGGACTCACCCCCGAGAACGTCGCGGGGGCGGTCGAGACCGTCCGGCCGTTCGGGGTGGACGCGGCGAGCGGCGTCGAGCGCCCGAACGGCGAGAAGGACCACGGGGCGATGCGGGCATTCGTCGCCGCCGTGCGGGGGGCCTGA
- a CDS encoding cupredoxin domain-containing protein: MTSDTPLRRRRFLALAGIAAATGLAGCTTSNADDQPGGNESGSNASGDGNDSHAGNESHDDDHAGNDSHDGSHEENESHDDGHEHGHGGAVGEPVDLAEVGMASTSDGQHFEPHVVWVNRGGTVRWTNESGAHSTTAYHPDNDKPRLVPEGAQSWDSGVLTEAGAEFEHTFATEGVYHYYCTPHESLGMIGSVIVGKPDPHDQPALGEPPAELSATARKKIKELNATCNEALGHTH, translated from the coding sequence ATGACGTCCGACACACCACTTCGCCGCCGTCGGTTCCTCGCGCTCGCGGGGATCGCGGCGGCTACCGGACTCGCCGGATGCACGACCTCGAACGCGGACGACCAGCCCGGCGGAAACGAGTCGGGGTCGAACGCGTCCGGCGACGGAAACGACAGTCACGCGGGGAACGAGAGTCACGACGACGACCACGCGGGGAACGACAGCCACGACGGCAGCCACGAGGAGAACGAGAGTCACGACGACGGCCACGAACACGGGCACGGGGGAGCGGTCGGCGAGCCGGTCGACCTCGCCGAGGTCGGCATGGCGTCGACGAGCGACGGCCAGCACTTCGAACCGCACGTCGTCTGGGTGAACAGGGGAGGAACGGTCCGCTGGACCAACGAGAGCGGCGCGCACTCGACGACCGCGTACCACCCGGACAACGACAAGCCCCGCCTCGTCCCCGAGGGGGCGCAGTCCTGGGACAGCGGCGTCCTGACGGAGGCCGGCGCGGAGTTCGAACACACCTTCGCGACCGAGGGCGTCTACCACTACTACTGCACGCCCCACGAGTCGCTGGGGATGATCGGGAGCGTCATCGTCGGCAAGCCCGACCCGCACGACCAGCCGGCGCTCGGGGAGCCGCCGGCGGAGCTGTCCGCGACGGCCCGAAAGAAGATCAAGGAGCTGAATGCGACGTGTAACGAGGCGCTCGGCCACACGCACTGA
- a CDS encoding CBS domain-containing protein: MDIADIATQEFVEVDGQKRLAKVRSIFERENPKGVIVTDDGDYQGVITQQQLLQSHIEDGMKAAAMVKSAPKVERTADLRDVARMLIEGDTKIAPVFEGDDLWGIITADAILEAVIENLDVLTVEQIFTEDIVTVTEDTHVGRAINLLRENGISRLPVVNENGRLTGMLTTHDIVDVVVRNMDKPTQGDRAGDIERVLDLPVYDVMANPVTTVDLEDTVREAVELMFEMDYSGLVVTPEYDDSLPAGIVTKTDVLRALTYTEEEHMDVQITNIDLLDTITRDDIRRSIEQVVEKYQRMSVQHAHVRLHKHKEKLRGTPLIQCQIRLRTSHGQVAGSGEGYGAESAFRVALDRLERNVIEMKGMQRDEQYRGQLLRKLNEL, encoded by the coding sequence ATGGACATCGCAGACATCGCGACCCAGGAGTTCGTCGAGGTCGATGGGCAGAAGCGCCTCGCCAAGGTTCGCTCGATATTCGAGCGCGAGAACCCGAAGGGCGTCATCGTCACCGACGACGGGGATTATCAGGGAGTGATCACCCAGCAGCAACTGCTCCAGTCGCACATCGAAGACGGCATGAAGGCCGCCGCGATGGTGAAGTCCGCGCCGAAGGTGGAGCGGACGGCGGATCTCCGCGACGTCGCGCGTATGCTCATAGAAGGGGACACGAAGATCGCCCCGGTGTTCGAGGGCGACGACCTCTGGGGCATCATCACGGCGGACGCGATCCTCGAGGCCGTCATCGAGAACCTCGATGTCCTCACGGTCGAGCAGATCTTCACCGAGGACATCGTCACGGTGACCGAGGACACCCACGTCGGTCGGGCGATCAACCTCCTCCGGGAGAACGGTATCTCGCGACTCCCGGTCGTCAACGAGAACGGCCGCCTGACGGGGATGCTCACCACGCACGACATCGTCGACGTGGTCGTCCGCAACATGGACAAGCCCACGCAGGGCGACCGCGCGGGCGACATCGAGCGCGTGCTCGACCTCCCCGTCTACGACGTGATGGCGAACCCCGTCACGACCGTCGACCTCGAGGACACGGTCCGCGAGGCGGTCGAGCTGATGTTCGAGATGGACTACTCGGGGCTCGTCGTGACGCCCGAGTACGACGACAGCCTCCCCGCGGGCATCGTCACGAAGACGGACGTCCTGCGGGCGCTCACCTACACCGAGGAGGAGCACATGGACGTGCAGATCACGAACATCGACCTGCTGGATACGATCACGCGCGACGACATCCGCCGGAGCATCGAGCAGGTCGTCGAGAAGTACCAGCGGATGTCCGTCCAGCACGCGCACGTCCGACTCCACAAGCACAAGGAGAAGCTCCGCGGGACGCCCCTCATCCAGTGTCAGATCCGGTTGCGGACCAGTCACGGGCAGGTCGCCGGATCGGGCGAGGGGTACGGCGCGGAGTCGGCCTTCCGCGTCGCGCTCGACCGCCTCGAGCGCAACGTCATCGAGATGAAGGGGATGCAGCGCGACGAGCAGTACCGCGGCCAGTTGCTCCGCAAACTGAACGAACTCTAG
- a CDS encoding alginate lyase family protein, giving the protein MDNIDEVYGSQSRRGYLKLVAAAAASATVGTAATSGTVGRPASTAGLPTGESRPALFAHLDELAGVKRQVDAGAEPWASAYEEFIADVNASLEAEPRSVTDNDNSHTFDTGGPGSGTRGDYTAAIEMGDRIRDLGLAYQFTGEDRYAARAVELLDHWFLDPATKMRPKVTDGIELYITIPKMWYGAELVRDHPAWSGSDVGSQADLEQWTATFLETLPTGVPEWIQNIFIWREVCRAAGAAYIGDTHTLERAFEHVRADGFVQLREDGLLANEIERYDGLGYSMFALKAYVTMAELGRHYGQDLYSYEKYGTPAIKCMFDGYVEYVLNPDRFDEKYGAGNGFTAREREEGTSAYELAYSRWQEAEYLDVITSRGSEIKNEPTYVQQHQDAINSKGRPVRDERLLGWTTLSHGNLFAIGSSDAPETPEDPGTAEEHHLLIESKETSPYRFAVSGDLTFDSRWGTEDGIEGDSVSSVLAGGADAYRFTGVVTDFEIDGPATIELDGEPVTPEELRSMGGSEGSDGSASDGSTPDEPASDDPPSDGSDGSDSAEKHYLLVESGEVSPYHFTVSGHLTFDSRWGTEDAIEGGSARGVLAGGGDAYRFTGVVTDFEIDGPATIELDGEPVTPEELRSMDGS; this is encoded by the coding sequence ATGGATAACATCGACGAAGTCTATGGGTCCCAGAGTCGCCGAGGGTATCTGAAACTGGTCGCTGCCGCCGCCGCGAGCGCGACGGTCGGCACGGCGGCCACCTCGGGCACGGTCGGTCGGCCCGCCTCGACGGCGGGCCTTCCGACGGGCGAGAGTCGGCCGGCGCTGTTCGCGCACCTGGACGAACTGGCCGGGGTGAAACGGCAGGTCGACGCCGGCGCGGAACCGTGGGCGAGCGCGTACGAGGAGTTCATCGCGGACGTGAACGCCTCGCTCGAGGCCGAGCCCCGCAGCGTCACCGACAACGACAACAGCCACACCTTCGACACCGGCGGGCCGGGGTCGGGGACGCGGGGGGACTACACGGCCGCCATCGAGATGGGCGACCGGATCCGCGACCTCGGACTCGCCTACCAGTTCACCGGCGAAGATCGGTACGCCGCGCGTGCCGTCGAGCTTCTGGACCACTGGTTTCTCGACCCCGCGACCAAGATGCGCCCGAAGGTGACCGACGGCATCGAACTCTACATCACCATCCCGAAGATGTGGTACGGCGCGGAACTCGTCCGCGACCACCCGGCGTGGAGTGGCTCCGACGTCGGCTCACAGGCCGACCTCGAACAGTGGACCGCGACGTTCCTCGAGACGCTCCCGACGGGCGTGCCGGAGTGGATCCAGAACATCTTCATCTGGCGGGAGGTCTGTCGCGCCGCCGGCGCGGCGTACATCGGCGACACGCACACGCTCGAGCGGGCGTTCGAGCACGTGCGCGCGGACGGCTTCGTACAGCTCCGCGAGGACGGCCTCCTCGCGAACGAGATCGAGCGCTACGACGGCCTCGGCTACTCGATGTTCGCGCTGAAGGCGTACGTCACGATGGCGGAGCTGGGTCGCCACTACGGCCAGGACCTCTACAGCTACGAGAAGTACGGCACGCCTGCGATCAAGTGCATGTTCGACGGGTACGTCGAGTACGTCCTCAACCCCGACCGCTTCGACGAGAAGTACGGCGCTGGAAACGGGTTCACTGCCCGCGAGCGCGAGGAGGGGACGTCGGCGTACGAACTCGCCTACTCGCGCTGGCAGGAGGCCGAGTATCTCGACGTGATCACGTCGCGCGGTAGCGAGATCAAGAACGAGCCGACGTACGTCCAGCAGCACCAGGACGCCATCAACTCGAAGGGTCGACCCGTCCGCGACGAGCGCCTCCTCGGCTGGACGACCCTCTCTCACGGTAACCTCTTCGCGATCGGATCGTCGGACGCTCCGGAGACCCCGGAGGACCCCGGCACGGCGGAGGAGCATCACTTGCTCATCGAATCGAAGGAGACCTCCCCCTACAGGTTCGCCGTGAGCGGCGACCTCACCTTCGACTCGCGCTGGGGGACCGAGGACGGGATCGAGGGCGACAGCGTCAGTAGCGTCCTCGCGGGGGGTGCGGACGCCTACCGGTTCACGGGCGTCGTCACTGACTTCGAGATCGACGGCCCCGCCACGATCGAACTCGACGGAGAGCCCGTCACTCCCGAGGAACTCCGCTCGATGGGTGGTTCCGAGGGCTCTGACGGCTCTGCTTCCGACGGTTCCACCCCCGACGAGCCCGCATCCGACGATCCCCCCTCCGACGGGTCCGACGGTTCGGATTCGGCCGAGAAGCACTACCTCCTCGTCGAGTCGGGCGAGGTATCGCCGTATCACTTCACCGTCAGCGGTCACCTCACCTTCGACTCGCGCTGGGGGACCGAGGACGCGATCGAGGGCGGCAGCGCGCGCGGCGTCCTCGCGGGCGGCGGGGACGCCTACCGGTTCACGGGCGTCGTCACTGACTTCGAGATCGACGGCCCCGCCACGATCGAACTCGACGGAGAGCCCGTCACCCCCGAGGAACTCCGCTCCATGGACGGCTCGTGA
- a CDS encoding metal-dependent hydrolase, with amino-acid sequence MPSLLVHVALGLLLGAALLGDRFTRRAALLVAAATAFPDLDAFASLYLPGRGGHRALLHTLVIPLGLAAALVVDTHLREDGYVVSRFGGHGVQVAWACLFAYAVAGIAPDLANGGANVLYPIHDQFYDLDGALVYSTEDGFGQTYVRVAGADPGVDLGGGTIYVTGGEQGGAVDAGQFGSSEQVHVGSPVDPTPGPEPPDAERVFTLVKTGGRLLLLVAVAAVAVGRRLLRRYDADRASIDRPGE; translated from the coding sequence ATGCCCTCGCTCCTCGTGCACGTCGCGCTGGGACTCCTGCTCGGGGCGGCCCTGCTGGGGGATCGCTTCACGCGGCGAGCGGCGCTCCTCGTGGCCGCCGCGACGGCGTTTCCCGACCTCGACGCGTTCGCGAGCCTCTACCTGCCCGGCCGCGGGGGACACCGCGCGCTGTTGCACACGCTGGTGATCCCGCTCGGGCTCGCGGCGGCGCTCGTCGTCGACACCCACCTCCGGGAGGACGGGTACGTCGTCTCGCGCTTCGGCGGCCACGGCGTGCAGGTCGCGTGGGCGTGCCTGTTCGCGTACGCCGTCGCCGGGATCGCCCCCGACCTCGCGAACGGCGGCGCGAACGTCCTCTACCCGATTCACGACCAGTTCTACGACCTCGACGGCGCACTCGTCTACTCCACGGAGGACGGCTTCGGCCAGACGTACGTCCGGGTCGCCGGAGCCGACCCCGGGGTCGACCTCGGCGGGGGAACCATCTACGTGACGGGCGGCGAGCAGGGAGGGGCCGTCGACGCGGGGCAGTTCGGCTCGTCGGAGCAGGTCCACGTCGGGAGCCCCGTCGATCCGACTCCCGGTCCGGAGCCCCCGGACGCAGAGCGGGTGTTCACCCTCGTGAAGACCGGGGGGCGACTCCTCCTGCTCGTCGCCGTCGCCGCCGTCGCCGTCGGCCGACGGCTCCTGCGGCGGTACGACGCGGACCGCGCTTCGATCGACCGGCCCGGGGAGTGA
- a CDS encoding lycopene cyclase domain-containing protein codes for MVDLAVFGSYTYLVTELLWGVVALALVRYAGAWRAAARTTLVLYPFAYLWDWYTLRVGVFAIPLRTGVEVLGIPVEEHVFMLLVPTMVVGTHESLRKAFDGDAADERPSADG; via the coding sequence ATGGTCGACCTCGCCGTCTTCGGGTCCTATACCTATCTCGTGACGGAACTCCTGTGGGGCGTCGTCGCGCTCGCGCTGGTGCGCTACGCCGGCGCGTGGCGCGCGGCCGCGCGGACGACCCTCGTCCTCTACCCCTTCGCCTACCTCTGGGACTGGTACACCCTGCGCGTGGGCGTGTTCGCCATCCCGCTCCGGACAGGCGTGGAGGTGCTCGGCATCCCCGTCGAGGAACACGTCTTCATGCTGCTCGTGCCGACGATGGTCGTGGGGACCCACGAGAGCCTGCGGAAGGCGTTCGACGGCGACGCGGCCGACGAGCGGCCGAGCGCGGACGGGTGA
- a CDS encoding AbrB/MazE/SpoVT family DNA-binding domain-containing protein, with translation MSDATLDDRGRLTLPKEVRERYGDRYHIVQIHDGIKLIPVAENPLDALRDEFADVEKTAEELREGAREAALDEAGR, from the coding sequence ATGTCCGATGCGACGCTCGACGATCGGGGCCGCCTGACGCTACCGAAGGAGGTGCGAGAGCGGTACGGGGACCGCTACCACATCGTCCAGATTCACGACGGAATCAAGCTAATCCCGGTCGCGGAAAACCCGCTCGACGCGCTCCGAGACGAGTTCGCGGACGTGGAGAAGACGGCCGAGGAACTCCGTGAGGGGGCACGAGAGGCGGCGCTGGACGAGGCCGGACGCTGA